One bacterium DNA window includes the following coding sequences:
- a CDS encoding DUF4337 domain-containing protein, which translates to MADDKKEPWLNWLALTTVILAVCATMATFKGGGHSTKSVMSQTKASDQWAYYQAKSIKGYIYDLQGDKLQLDLKANAASLSPELQKDYTDRITSYKSKVQKYEIEKSEIEKKARDLEDFRDLCSKHSGAFGMAVIFLQIAILLSSIAALLKKKPLWVTGLAVGAVGIVHFVNGFYLFF; encoded by the coding sequence ATGGCTGATGATAAAAAAGAACCATGGCTGAATTGGCTGGCGTTAACAACGGTGATTTTAGCGGTGTGTGCCACTATGGCCACCTTTAAGGGTGGGGGACACTCCACTAAATCAGTCATGAGTCAGACTAAGGCGTCTGATCAGTGGGCTTATTATCAGGCAAAGAGTATCAAGGGGTACATTTACGATTTGCAGGGTGATAAGCTCCAGCTTGACCTTAAGGCCAATGCCGCGTCTTTATCCCCTGAACTTCAGAAAGATTACACGGATCGCATAACTTCCTATAAGTCGAAGGTTCAAAAGTACGAAATCGAGAAATCTGAAATAGAAAAAAAGGCGCGGGATCTGGAGGATTTTCGTGACCTTTGCAGTAAGCACTCTGGCGCATTCGGAATGGCCGTGATCTTTTTGCAAATCGCGATTCTGCTCTCCTCCATTGCCGCCCTTCTCAAGAAGAAACCCTTATGGGTAACTGGCCTGGCCGTGGGAGCCGTAGGTATTGTTCATTTTGTGAACGGCTTTTATTTATTCTTTTGA
- a CDS encoding electron transfer flavoprotein-ubiquinone oxidoreductase: MSTRDSMSFDIIGVGCGVATLSTVLQLLKRVKREPDGSMQAPSILIIDKAPSVGAQNLSGAVVDTSSLADLLEYEDFAGLPQFATVTKESFHHLTATGSTKVPWIPPTMHAEGFPIVSLSALTRHLASLCEKAGAEIYSGFSAVELLRENGRIVGVRMGDKGLDKNGEQRANFELGPDLMATMVVLGEGACGFLTEKLLTDEGMRGANPQTFAVGVKELIETPECKGRAGTIMHSFGYPLDSKTYGGGFIYCLSDTLVAIGMVTALDYKNPTTSPHDMFRLFKHHPSVLPYIAGGKVLEYGAKVLPEGGLNSIPTLVANGALIVGDAAGLCNSLRLKGVHLAVQSGIAAGDALFEGWKSKDFSMAAMQKYPENLKDSAPWKELEKIKNVRAAFTYGSLPGMVAVGMSVFSGGLLPPGLMALEPDWEVMKAKADVKPCALPPKVGADEANLQMDRLSDLFLSKTHHEENQPSHLKIPDAEKCKVCIKKFGAPCTLFCPAQVYVLKDDQQGIHIDFSNCLHCKTCQIKDPMQNIQWTPPEGGGGPVYSKM, from the coding sequence ATGTCGACTCGTGATTCAATGTCGTTTGATATTATTGGTGTGGGTTGTGGAGTGGCAACGCTTTCTACCGTGTTGCAATTGCTCAAGCGTGTGAAGCGTGAACCCGATGGATCCATGCAAGCCCCTAGCATTTTAATTATTGATAAAGCACCGTCAGTTGGGGCTCAGAACCTGTCAGGTGCCGTCGTGGATACGTCCTCTCTGGCTGATTTGCTGGAATATGAGGATTTTGCCGGACTGCCGCAGTTCGCCACAGTTACGAAAGAAAGCTTTCATCATTTAACGGCCACCGGTTCGACCAAGGTGCCATGGATCCCTCCGACCATGCATGCGGAAGGTTTTCCGATCGTTTCGCTTTCCGCCTTAACCCGCCATCTGGCAAGCTTGTGCGAAAAGGCCGGGGCGGAAATCTACTCAGGCTTTTCTGCTGTTGAATTGTTGCGCGAGAATGGACGTATTGTCGGTGTCCGCATGGGTGACAAAGGGCTGGATAAAAATGGCGAACAACGCGCGAACTTTGAGCTTGGCCCTGACCTGATGGCCACGATGGTTGTTCTGGGGGAAGGCGCTTGCGGGTTTCTGACCGAGAAGTTGCTGACGGATGAGGGCATGCGAGGTGCCAATCCCCAGACTTTTGCGGTGGGCGTCAAAGAATTGATTGAAACGCCTGAGTGCAAGGGGCGTGCCGGTACGATTATGCACTCATTCGGATATCCTCTGGATTCCAAAACATATGGCGGCGGTTTCATTTATTGTCTGAGCGATACTCTGGTCGCCATTGGAATGGTCACCGCATTGGATTACAAGAATCCCACAACCAGTCCCCATGACATGTTCCGGTTGTTCAAACACCATCCGTCAGTTCTACCCTATATTGCGGGGGGCAAGGTTCTGGAATACGGCGCCAAAGTTCTTCCTGAAGGAGGGTTAAACTCCATTCCGACATTGGTTGCCAATGGAGCCCTGATTGTTGGAGATGCGGCGGGGTTGTGCAATTCCCTACGCTTGAAGGGTGTTCATTTGGCGGTGCAATCGGGAATTGCCGCAGGCGATGCCTTGTTCGAAGGCTGGAAGAGCAAAGATTTCTCCATGGCTGCCATGCAGAAATACCCGGAAAATCTTAAGGATTCGGCTCCCTGGAAGGAATTGGAGAAGATCAAGAACGTGCGTGCGGCCTTTACCTACGGTTCTCTTCCGGGTATGGTGGCGGTCGGTATGAGTGTATTTAGCGGCGGTTTGTTGCCGCCCGGGCTGATGGCTTTGGAGCCGGATTGGGAAGTCATGAAGGCAAAGGCAGATGTGAAGCCCTGCGCCCTGCCACCCAAAGTTGGTGCCGATGAAGCGAATCTTCAAATGGATCGGCTCTCGGATTTGTTCTTGTCCAAGACGCACCATGAGGAAAATCAGCCCTCACATCTGAAAATTCCTGATGCCGAAAAGTGCAAAGTTTGTATTAAGAAATTTGGGGCACCCTGCACGCTGTTCTGTCCTGCACAAGTGTATGTGCTCAAGGATGACCAGCAAGGGATTCATATTGATTTCTCCAATTGTCTGCACTGTAAGACCTGCCAGATCAAAGATCCCATGCAGAATATCCAATGGACTCCACCCGAGGGTGGCGGTGGTCCGGTTTATTCGAAAATGTGA
- a CDS encoding NADH-quinone oxidoreductase subunit M, whose protein sequence is MGFYTNGQWPILSLLTFLPLAGVLLLPFLKGDSPAKVWALGVTLVTAVLSLPLYAAFDITTASYQFCEKVAWIPSLNIHYALGIDGISLLLVLLTTLLMPLCILCSWRAIGTRVKEFMACILIMETAMLGVFMALDFVLFYIFWEAMLIPMFLLIGIWGGPRKIYASVKFFLYTLAGSVLMPVAVIALYLHSQPHTFSIPELMNQPYSFTLQCWVFLAFFVAFAVKVPMFPFHTWLPAAHVEAPTAGSVLLASVLLKMGAYGFLRFCLPMTPLGVQAFAPYVLALSAAGIIYGGFTALAQSDMKKLVAYSSVAHMGFVTLGIFVLNISGIEGAILQMINHGITTGALFLCVGMIYERTHSRELANATGIGKVMPVYVTMLTIFGLSSLAFPGTNSFVGEFMVLVGGFAYSMKLGWIVIPGVILSAAYMLRMLQRVIWGGTNNPDTSYLKDLNWREMITLAPLVAFVLWIGLAPAPFLNVLHVSVQHLLMQVQLGLGM, encoded by the coding sequence ATGGGTTTTTATACAAATGGCCAGTGGCCGATTTTAAGTTTGCTGACATTTCTGCCTCTGGCAGGAGTGCTATTGTTACCGTTTCTCAAGGGGGACAGTCCCGCCAAAGTCTGGGCGTTGGGGGTGACGTTGGTGACGGCGGTGTTATCACTGCCGCTTTATGCCGCTTTTGACATTACGACGGCGTCATACCAATTCTGCGAAAAAGTCGCGTGGATTCCTTCGTTGAACATTCATTATGCGCTGGGCATTGATGGGATCAGCCTTTTGCTGGTTTTGTTGACCACCCTGCTGATGCCGTTATGCATTCTGTGTTCATGGCGCGCCATCGGAACCCGTGTCAAGGAGTTCATGGCCTGTATTCTGATCATGGAGACGGCCATGTTGGGTGTCTTTATGGCACTGGATTTTGTACTGTTCTACATCTTCTGGGAGGCGATGTTGATTCCGATGTTCCTGTTGATCGGAATCTGGGGCGGGCCGCGGAAGATCTATGCATCGGTCAAGTTCTTCTTGTACACTTTGGCTGGTTCGGTGTTGATGCCGGTGGCCGTAATCGCGTTGTACCTGCATAGTCAGCCGCATACGTTCTCAATTCCCGAGCTGATGAATCAGCCTTATTCCTTTACGCTGCAATGCTGGGTGTTTCTGGCATTTTTTGTAGCCTTTGCCGTGAAGGTCCCGATGTTTCCGTTCCATACGTGGTTGCCTGCGGCGCATGTGGAGGCGCCGACTGCCGGAAGCGTGCTGCTGGCCAGTGTGCTGCTGAAGATGGGCGCCTATGGTTTCCTGCGATTCTGTCTGCCCATGACGCCGCTCGGCGTTCAGGCGTTTGCCCCCTATGTGCTGGCGCTTTCTGCGGCTGGCATCATTTACGGCGGATTCACGGCGTTAGCCCAAAGTGACATGAAGAAACTGGTGGCCTATTCGAGTGTGGCGCACATGGGATTTGTTACCCTGGGGATTTTTGTTTTGAATATCAGTGGCATCGAAGGTGCGATCCTGCAGATGATCAACCATGGCATCACCACAGGGGCCTTGTTCCTCTGCGTGGGTATGATTTATGAGCGTACCCATAGTCGGGAGTTGGCCAATGCGACCGGTATCGGAAAAGTAATGCCGGTGTATGTGACGATGCTGACAATCTTCGGGCTTTCTTCATTGGCCTTCCCGGGCACGAACAGTTTTGTGGGCGAATTTATGGTACTGGTCGGAGGCTTTGCTTATTCCATGAAGCTCGGCTGGATCGTTATCCCCGGCGTGATTTTGAGTGCGGCCTATATGCTGCGCATGTTGCAGCGGGTGATTTGGGGCGGAACGAATAACCCGGACACCTCGTACCTTAAGGATTTGAACTGGCGCGAGATGATTACGCTGGCGCCTTTAGTGGCATTTGTTCTGTGGATCGGTCTGGCGCCCGCTCCGTTTTTGAATGTGCTGCATGTGAGCGTCCAACATCTGCTCATGCAAGTCCAATTGGGCTTGGGAATGTAA
- a CDS encoding NADH-quinone oxidoreductase subunit N: MNPILFMPELVLIFGSLAAFGVCLGEGRVRLATGTALITALLTLVSSVATLCLAGDLFCQAYRVDLFSQLFKVFIALGLLAVVLFGNKLKDIRAEVRPEYFLFLLLGSLGLTLLVSAVELITLFIALELSSYSLYLLVPLRREQPGLRMQMESAAKYVMFGIVATGFLLFGMSYLYGMTGSTYFSEIGPALVQHWGEPAVLVGMILILAGLFFKLAAFPMHLWAPDVYQGASNETTAFIAGVPKVAVVAVLIRFLMCAQSSNEALSLVITVAAIGSMFFGNLAALVQKDLKRMLGYSSIAHAGYVMLGLVTLQKSGYAVSMFYIFGFVVMSLAAFLVICQMSKAGENVTLDDLSGLHKRNPLAAFILASSMFALAGIPPFAGFMGKWLLLNEALKSGFLTLVVITAINTAIGIYYYLTVARVIYFTEPENRPVFHFERGIAALGVILVVIVTLLGIVPAKLLNAAILAVQF, translated from the coding sequence ATGAATCCGATTTTATTTATGCCTGAACTGGTGCTCATCTTCGGGAGCTTGGCAGCCTTTGGTGTTTGCCTGGGCGAGGGGCGTGTCCGGTTGGCCACGGGTACTGCGTTGATTACCGCTCTGCTGACCTTGGTGTCCAGTGTCGCAACCCTGTGTTTGGCGGGGGATCTGTTTTGCCAGGCATACCGAGTGGACCTTTTCTCACAGCTTTTCAAGGTGTTCATTGCCTTGGGATTGTTGGCGGTGGTCCTGTTCGGAAACAAGTTGAAGGATATCCGGGCCGAGGTTCGGCCTGAATACTTCCTGTTTTTGCTGTTGGGTTCACTGGGGTTAACCTTGTTGGTGAGCGCGGTGGAGTTGATCACCCTGTTTATCGCCCTGGAACTCTCATCCTATTCCCTGTACCTGCTGGTGCCCCTGCGCCGGGAACAACCGGGGTTACGTATGCAGATGGAATCAGCGGCAAAGTATGTGATGTTCGGTATTGTCGCCACAGGTTTTCTATTGTTCGGGATGAGTTATCTTTATGGGATGACAGGCTCCACGTATTTCAGCGAAATCGGGCCCGCATTGGTTCAACATTGGGGTGAACCTGCAGTACTGGTTGGGATGATACTTATTCTGGCAGGACTTTTCTTCAAGTTGGCAGCCTTTCCCATGCACCTGTGGGCACCGGATGTGTATCAGGGGGCGTCAAACGAAACGACAGCCTTTATTGCCGGTGTACCCAAGGTGGCGGTGGTGGCCGTATTGATCCGGTTCCTCATGTGCGCCCAATCCTCGAATGAGGCATTGAGTCTGGTGATTACGGTCGCTGCGATTGGCTCCATGTTTTTCGGTAATCTGGCTGCCTTGGTTCAGAAAGACCTCAAACGTATGTTGGGGTATTCGAGTATTGCCCATGCAGGTTATGTGATGTTGGGGCTGGTGACTTTGCAGAAAAGTGGTTATGCGGTATCGATGTTCTATATTTTTGGTTTTGTTGTCATGAGTTTGGCGGCTTTTCTGGTGATCTGTCAGATGTCAAAAGCTGGAGAGAATGTGACCCTTGATGATCTGTCCGGCCTGCACAAGCGTAACCCGCTGGCCGCTTTTATATTGGCCTCTAGTATGTTTGCGTTGGCCGGTATCCCGCCCTTTGCCGGGTTTATGGGGAAGTGGCTACTATTAAATGAGGCACTAAAAAGCGGATTCCTGACGTTGGTGGTCATTACCGCCATTAACACCGCCATAGGCATTTATTACTATCTGACGGTGGCCCGTGTCATTTACTTTACCGAGCCTGAAAACCGCCCCGTCTTTCACTTTGAGAGGGGCATCGCGGCACTGGGTGTAATCCTCGTCGTGATTGTGACGTTGCTAGGTATAGTACCCGCCAAGTTGCTGAACGCGGCGATTCTCGCTGTGCAGTTTTGA